From the Solanum pennellii chromosome 4, SPENNV200 genome, one window contains:
- the LOC107016394 gene encoding E3 ubiquitin-protein ligase SDIR1-like: MFPTEFVCHDCSNNSFVRVEPIVSSSSSSLPYLTIHFNFSVLHQCWYIRPNDHEFVHLGGTWDPSTKSTQIIIHLSDIMFYEKLHHAISQLLMDKFEDQQHVIVEQTIRKLQGIVITSEMSEVCVDVNLQIDHYCDGRILSALEESSSEDGMVPASESSIELLEPMEADERNSNDECLVCLDELGEETDVLRLPCSHMFHAECITKWLQNSHYCPLCRFEMPTD; encoded by the coding sequence ATGTTTCCAACAGAGTTTGTATGCCATGACTGCTCCAACAACTCTTTTGTTAGGGTTGAACcaattgtttcttcttcttcttcgtcgtTACCCTATTTAACCATTCACTTTAATTTCAGTGTACTACACCAATGTTGGTATATAAGACCTAATGATCATGAATTCGTACACCTAGGTGGAACGTGGGACCCTTCAACCAAGTCGACCCAAATTATTATTCATCTTTCCGATATCATGTTCTATGAGAAACTCCATCACGCTATATCACAACTGTTAATGGACAAGTTTGAAGATCAACAACACGTTATAGTTGAACAAACAATTCGTAAGTTGCAAGGGATTGTTATTACTTCTGAGATGTCAGAGGTATGTGTGGATGTGAACTTACAGATTGATCATTACTGCGATGGTAGAATTTTGTCAGCATTGGAAGAATCATCGTCCGAGGATGGAATGGTACCGGCTAGTGAATCATCAATAGAGTTGCTAGAGCCAATGGAAGCTGATGAAAGAAATAGCAACGATGAGTGTTTGGTATGTCTAGATGAGCTAGGGGAGGAAACTGATGTACTGCGGTTGCCTTGCTCTCACATGTTTCACGCTGAGTGTATTACCAAGTGGTTACAGAATAGCCATTACTGTCCGCTTTGCCGCTTTGAGATGCCAACAGATTAG
- the LOC107016184 gene encoding E3 ubiquitin-protein ligase SDIR1-like produces the protein MKYLFLHILNMSSISILQQFWYIRPNDQASVYLGRVREDCSTKSTQIINHLSNTMLYEKFDHALSQVFMQFKDEFEDQKHAIVELTTRKLLSITTTEMSEVCVNVELQIDLYCDGRILSALEESSSVDGMVPASESSIELLEPMEADERNSNDECLVCLDELGEETDVLRLPCSHMFHAECITKWLQNSHYCPLCRFEMPTD, from the exons ATGAAATACCTGTTCCTTCACATCCTCAACATGAGTTCTATAAG TATACTACAACAATTTTGGTATATAAGACCCAATGATCAAGCATCTGTATATCTGGGTAGAGTACGGGAGGACTGTTCCACCAAGTCGACCCAAATTATTAATCATCTTTCAAATACCATGCTCTATGAGAAATTTGATCACGCTCTATCACAAGTGTTTATGCAATTCAAAGACGAGTTTGAAGATCAAAAACATGCTATAGTCGAACTAACAACTCGTAAGTTGCTAAGCATCACGACTACTGAGATGTCAGAGGTATGTGTGAATGTGGAATTACAGATTGATCTCTACTGCGATGGTAGAATATTGTCAGCATTGGAAGAATCATCGTCTGTGGATGGAATGGTACCGGCTAGTGAATCATCAATAGAGTTGCTAGAACCGATGGAAGCTGATGAAAGAAATAGCAACGATGAGTGTTTGGTATGTCTAGATGAGCTAGGTGAGGAAACTGATGTACTGCGGTTGCCTTGCTCTCATATGTTTCATGCTGAGTGTATTACAAAGTGGTTACAGAATAGCCATTACTGTCCGCTTTGCCGCTTTGAGATGCCAACCGATTAG